A region of the Arachis hypogaea cultivar Tifrunner chromosome 15, arahy.Tifrunner.gnm2.J5K5, whole genome shotgun sequence genome:
ACCTGAAGGACGTCGGGCGAGCTATATGGCATCCAGATAAACTGAAAAAACATATCAACATTGTAAGGCCAAATCGTAATCCGAAGTCTGAAACTTTAATTAACTAGTCATATGAGGTTAGTATACTCACATCCTTGGCCTGTAACATGTCTATCCCGAGCCTCCACATCTGCACTCGAGGTCCCTTCTTGCTACCGGAAGGATTGTGACCTGACCACCTGCATATTACATCGGTGTTATAGCGTGTAAAAGTGTGACAAAATAGTATAACATTATAAGCGAACATAGAATTCAATAATTTAACTCGAAATAGAAAAGTCCAAGAATGGTACCTCGAGGCCAAGGGCCAGCTGAACTCGTCATAACCAGCAGGCCTAAATCCAGGAAAGCGCCAGAAGATCCAGGATTGAAGCAACTGTAATGGACCTGCTAACTTCACCACATGCCTGTTggccactcggcacatgcacctgTACAACCATGCTAGTGCCGCCGACCCCCAGCTGTATccacccatctcctcaagcctagCCACATAGggtagccatctgatgtgaatacGATTGCTGGACTTGTCGGCAAACAACTGGatgcccaacaacatcatgatataggcacgaGCAAAGCATCTCACTATCTCCTCATCGGCTCCCGCGGAGCACTCTCCAAAAGTCTCCTGGAACCAGGTGCAGTTCACTGCGAACTTCTGAATTTGGTTCGCAGAAGGTAACACACcaagcaactcctggaaccacacCCAAGCCGGACGGTCACCCTGGATGTATATCTGGAAATCTGTCAGGCAACCACTGACATAACGTCCATCCACTGGCAACCCCAACTGGTAGGCCACGTCTtgaagtgtgatcgtgcactctccgaacggcatgtggAATGTGTGCATCTCCGGACGCCACCGCTCGACGAAGGCACTGATAAGGGGCTCATCTAATcggaaccatctatcgttcagtctcgcaagatggtataatccgGCCACCTACAAGTACGGAATGTACCACTCATCGAGTCGCATGCCCTACTGCCGCCGCATGCTCGAGATGCATCGCTGGGGCTGCGCATTACATGGACCGCGTAGTTAGAACCACttacaaaaccactaacaaaaacaaTTAACAACATAAACCACTTATGGAAACCACTAACAATAACCACAtgcaaaatatttataataaatccCCTAGCAAAACCACATGcataaaccgctaacataaaccacttacATAAACCACATGCAAATCCACTTAAAAAAACCACCTATGttaccactaacataaaccgtcTAGCAAAACCACTGAATAAATCACTTCTAATACCACCAAcataaaccgctaacataaaccatcaacaaaacCGCATACAAAACCACTAAAATAAACTGCATGCAATatcactaacaaaaaccactaacataaaccgccaACTAAAAAGCATGCAAAACCTCTAAAATAAACCACTTGCAATACCACTAgtataaaccactaacataaaccgccaACAAAACCGCATACAAAACCACTAATCTCAGATAAAACACTAGCACAAAATTTTCTATCTACTAACCTCGTtgttgatgaccccggctatgtgagcaactccatccaaa
Encoded here:
- the LOC112748032 gene encoding protein MAIN-LIKE 1-like, encoding MGDDPERLYRLDGVAHIAGVINNEVAGLYHLARLNDRWFRLDEPLISAFVERWRPEMHTFHMPFGECTITLQDVAYQLGLPVDGRYVSGCLTDFQIYIQGDRPAWVWFQELLGVLPSANQIQKFAVNCTWFQETFGECSAGADEEIVRCFARAYIMMLLGIQLFADKSSNRIHIRWLPYVARLEEMGGYSWGSAALAWLYRCMCRVANRHVVKLAGPLQLLQSWIFWRFPGFRPAGYDEFSWPLASRWSGHNPSGSKKGPRVQMWRLGIDMLQAKDFIWMPYSSPDVLQVVHLEVLEPRHTALWQCVTALIYFTVVEWHQIDRVLPQFGGV